Proteins from a genomic interval of Kaistia defluvii:
- a CDS encoding AcvB/VirJ family lysyl-phosphatidylglycerol hydrolase yields MIRNLLFASLFACASLPAMAQDAPAGSAPPKPDGFNAGLLGKPEILLPTEAVTGAVFLFSDKEGWTPADEATAATLQKSGAIVVGIDTPKFLAGLEADKSEDCAYVVGDIEDLSHQIQRQLGTSIYHSPVIAGIGTAGALALDLAAQTPDATIGRNVAVDPALALPLVKPLCTDAPRTEVPGGVTYGLEKGDPANPVDVIFTASAPADGKAHVADLQKQGFKLKDKTVEGDARAALLERLQHLLVPKSSDADPLADLQLIELPATSKFDTLAIVFSGDGGWRDIDKSVAEALQKEGVPTVGVDSLRYFWSQKTPDQTSADLARIIEAYTERWGVDHVVLIGYSFGADVLPAAYNRLPADTKDMVAQLSLLGLSEAVDYEISVGEFLGTSSSEGQTLPDLKQIKPALVQCVYGEEEDDSACPKVEGTGVEMIKTTGGHHFDGDYDALAAKILDGIKRRVPAGAHPQAKK; encoded by the coding sequence CTGCTGCCGACCGAAGCCGTCACCGGCGCGGTCTTCCTGTTCTCCGACAAGGAGGGTTGGACGCCGGCCGACGAGGCCACGGCCGCCACCCTGCAGAAGTCCGGCGCCATCGTGGTCGGCATCGACACGCCGAAATTCCTGGCCGGCCTGGAGGCCGACAAATCCGAGGATTGCGCTTATGTCGTCGGCGACATCGAGGATCTGAGCCATCAGATCCAGCGCCAGCTCGGCACCAGCATCTATCATTCGCCGGTCATCGCCGGCATCGGCACCGCCGGCGCCCTGGCGCTGGACCTGGCGGCACAGACGCCCGACGCCACGATTGGCCGAAACGTCGCCGTCGATCCGGCGCTGGCGCTGCCGCTGGTCAAGCCGCTCTGCACCGATGCGCCGCGCACGGAAGTGCCGGGCGGCGTCACCTATGGCCTGGAGAAGGGCGACCCAGCCAATCCGGTCGACGTGATCTTCACCGCGTCGGCGCCCGCCGACGGCAAGGCGCATGTCGCCGACCTGCAGAAGCAGGGCTTCAAGCTCAAGGACAAGACGGTCGAGGGCGATGCCCGCGCCGCGTTGCTGGAACGTCTGCAGCACCTCCTGGTGCCGAAGTCTTCGGATGCGGATCCGCTCGCCGACCTGCAACTGATCGAGCTGCCGGCCACGTCGAAGTTCGACACGCTGGCGATCGTCTTCTCCGGCGATGGTGGCTGGCGCGATATCGACAAGTCGGTCGCGGAAGCCCTGCAGAAGGAAGGCGTGCCGACCGTCGGCGTCGATTCCTTGCGCTATTTCTGGTCGCAGAAGACGCCGGACCAGACCTCGGCCGACCTTGCCCGCATCATCGAGGCCTATACCGAGCGCTGGGGCGTCGATCACGTCGTCCTGATCGGCTATTCCTTCGGCGCCGACGTGTTGCCGGCCGCCTATAACCGCCTGCCCGCCGACACCAAGGACATGGTGGCGCAGCTCTCGCTACTCGGCCTGTCCGAGGCGGTCGACTACGAGATCTCGGTCGGCGAATTCCTCGGCACCAGCTCCAGCGAGGGCCAGACCCTGCCGGATCTGAAGCAGATCAAGCCGGCGCTGGTCCAGTGCGTCTATGGCGAGGAGGAGGACGATTCCGCTTGCCCGAAGGTCGAGGGAACCGGCGTCGAGATGATCAAGACGACGGGTGGCCATCACTTCGACGGCGATTATGACGCGCTGGCCGCCAAGATCCTGGACGGCATCAAGCGCCGCGTCCCCGCCGGCGCACACCCGCAGGCGAAGAAGTAA